In one Gossypium hirsutum isolate 1008001.06 chromosome D09, Gossypium_hirsutum_v2.1, whole genome shotgun sequence genomic region, the following are encoded:
- the LOC107889214 gene encoding transcription factor LHW has product MGGLLKEALKSLCGVSQWSYAVFWKIGCQNTRLLIWEEYFYQPAPTSVSPSIVGIRNPELSFGEREGCWGSETSSQLGSQTWDDKVHLLINKMMINNRINIVGQGLVGRAAFTGNHQWILANNYVTDAHPPEVMNEVQLQVSAGMQTVAVIPVLPHGVLQLGSSMTIMENMGFLNDVKSLILGLGCIPGALLSNNYGTNECIEKAGIPISFGKPISMDSAGTCRPTTSMTSVFEGCNQQSSSSQASRIVGQSSSQENLQGATSTSRLPGLIQTLARFNADQCESDICPEMKPNRNFKSLMDCGVVGAEVTHSNSALWLNPQVSFCNSQSGFNCQPMIGRSIASHCSIKSTGQQVLSDGILQNHAVNSPKSIPGTVPNLQNLEDCPPLAGSRVREVGLSTVEVPLSMLTDQLTSTCMISGVPNQGEDSEDFKYTPADLVPKKESMNNDLFEALNIPLLHADHGMPFAEQLPNAFQDCLMHGGESSSTRSLNVKYEDSYVQPPSGDDLFDVLGADLKSKLLNGKWNNMLAEGQDLKMQNLGMDTTILRDMQNVFSSNLSANEQISDQGIYSGVGKDHLLDAVVSSARSAAKQISDDNVSCRTTMTKFSNSSVPSISVISNQVQGELLGGLPSSLLKGGTLPSSSYRSSCSKDDAGACSQTTMYGSQISSWVELAHNSRRDSSVATANSKRNNEMVKPNRKRLKPGENPRPRPKDRQMIQDRVKELREIVPNGAKCSIDALLEKTIKHMLFLQSVTKHADKLKQTGESKMKENFEGGATWAFEVGSQSMLCPIVVEDLNRPRQMLVEMLCEERGFFLEIADLIRGLGLTILKGVMETRNDKIWARFTVEANRDVTRVEVFMSLVRLLEQTAKSSSTSSANAFDRNNMVVQHTFPQAASIPATGTAGSLQ; this is encoded by the exons ATGGGTGGTTTGTTGAAAGAAGCTTTGAAGTCACTTTGTGGGGTGAGTCAATGGTCTTATGCTGTGTTTTGGAAGATCGGCTGCCAGAATACTAG GTTACTGATTTGGGAGGAATATTTCTATCAACCTGCACCGACTTCAGTCTCTCCATCCATTGTTGGAATTCGGAACCCTGAGTTGTCATTTGGAGAGCGGGAGGGATGCTGGGGTTCAGAAACTTCCTCTCAACTTGGGAGTCAAACATGGGATGACAAAGTCCATTTGCTGATAaacaaaatgatgataaataaTCGTATTAATATAGTAGGTCAAGG GTTAGTTGGCCGAGCTGCATTTACCGGTAATCATCAGTGGATTCTTGCAAATAATTATGTTACAGATGCTCACCCCCCAGAG GTTATGAATGAGGTCCAACTCCAAGTTTCAGCTGGCATGCAG ACTGTTGCAGTCATTCCTGTTCTTCCTCATGGTGTTCTTCAGCTTGGTTCTTCCATGACT ATTATGGAGAACATGGGATTTCTGAATGATGTGAAAAGTTTGATTCTTGGTTTGGGATGCATCCCTGGAGCACTTCTTTCTAACAACTATGGAACAAATGAATGCATTGAGAAAGCTGGGATTCCCATTTCCTTTGGAAAGCCCATTTCAATGGATTCAGCTGGAACTTGTAGACCTACAACTTCAATGACTTCAGTTTTTGAAGGCTGCAACCAACAAAGCAGTTCATCTCAGGCTTCAAGGATTGTTGGTCAATCATCTTCCCAAGAAAACTTGCAGGGTGCCACTTCAACATCCAGATTACCTGGCCTGATCCAAACTTTGGCTAGATTTAATGCTGATCAATGTGAATCAGATATCTGTCCAGAGATGAAGCCAAATAGAAACTTTAAAAGTCTAATGGACTGTGGAGTTGTTGGTGCTGAAGTAACTCACTCTAACTCAGCTTTGTGGCTGAACCCTCAAGTTTCTTTTTGCAACTCACAGTCTGGGTTCAATTGTCAGCCTATGATTGGTCGATCAATTGCCAGTCATTGTAGCATAAAATCAACGGGGCAACAGGTTTTATCAGATGGCATCCTACAAAATCATGCTGTCAACAGCCCAAAATCAATCCCAGGCACTGTTCCAAACTTGCAAAATCTAGAAGATTGCCCACCCTTGGCAGGGAGCAGGGTTCGGGAAGTTGGTTTGTCTACAGTGGAGGTTCCTTTATCCATGCTGACCGATCAGTTAACAAGTACTTGTATGATTTCAGGAGTTCCTAATCAAGGAGAGGATTCTGAGGATTTTAAGTATACTCCAGCTGATTTGGTTCCAAAGAAAGAAAGCATGAATAATGATTTGTTTGAAGCGCTTAATATTCCATTGCTCCATGCTGATCATGGCATGCCTTTTGCTGAGCAGCTTCCAAATGCTTTTCAAGATTGCCTGATGCATGGAGGTGAAAGTTCGAGTACTAGATCCTTGAATGTTAAGTATGAAGATTCATATGTCCAGCCTCCATCAGGGGATGACTTGTTTGATGTATTAGGGGCAGATTTGAAGAGTAAACTACTCAATGGGAAATGGAATAATATGCTTGCTGAGGGACAAGATTTGAAGATGCAAAATCTGGGTATGGATACTACGATTCTTAGGGATATGCAGAATGTGTTTTCTAGTAATCTTTCTGCTAATGAACAGATTTCTGACCAGGGTATTTACTCTGGGGTGGGAAAAGATCATCTTTTGGATGCTGTGGTTTCTAGTGCCCGTTCTGCTGCGAAACAGATATCAGATGACAATGTGTCCTGCAGGACAACAATGACAAAGTTCAGTAACTCATCTGTTCCTAGTATCTCTGTTATTTCCAATCAAGTGCAAGGGGAGTTGCTTGGTGGCCTTCCTAGTTCTCTATTGAAAGGAGGAACTCTTCCATCAAGTTCTTATCGATCTAGCTGTAGCAAGGATGATGCTGGAGCTTGTTCTCAAACTACTATGTATGGATCTCAAATCAGTTCATGGGTTGAGCTGGCGCATAATTCAAGGCGTGATAGCAGTGTCGCAACTGCAAACTCAAAAAGGAACAATGAAATGGTCAAGCCAAATCGCAAAAGGCTAAAACCTGGAGAGAACCCTAGACCCAGGCCTAAAGATCGCCAGATGATTCAAGATCGAGTGAAAGAGTTGAGGGAAATTGTACCGAATGGAGCAAAA TGTAGCATAGATGCTCTGCTCGAAAAAACCATCAAGCATATGCTTTTCCTGCAAAGTGTAACAAAGCATGCAGACAAGTTAAAACAAACAGGAGAGTCTAAG ATGAAGGAAAACTTTGAGGGAGGTGCGACATGGGCATTTGAGGTCGGCTCACAATCTATGTTATGCCCTATTGTGGTTGAGGATCTGAATCGACCTCGTCAGATGCTTGTAGAG ATGCTTTGTGAAGAACGGGGTTTCTTCCTTGAAATAGCCGACTTAATCAGGGGGTTGGGATTGACCATCTTGAAGGGAGTTATGGAAACTAGGAATGACAAGATCTGGGCACGTTTCACTGTGGAG GCTAACAGGGATGTTACGAGGGTGGAGGTATTTATGTCGCTTGTTCGTCTTTTGGAGCAAACTGCAAAGAGCAGCAGCACATCATCTGCCAATGCTTTTGATAGAAACAACATGGTGGTTCAGCACACTTTTCCCCAAGCTGCATCTATACCAGCAACTGGTACAGCCGGCAGTTTGCAGTGA